One window from the genome of Marinobacter sp. LV10R510-11A encodes:
- a CDS encoding glutamate synthase subunit beta — MGKTTGFMEFQRQKESYLPADSRVKNYKEFILPLKDVQAKTEGARCMDCGTPFCMTGCPVNNIIPDWNQLVYSGNYREALETLHSTNNFPEFTGRICPAPCESACVLAINNDAVGIKSIEHFIIDKGWKNGWVMPQPAAFKTGKKIAVVGSGPAGLAAAQQLARVGHDVTVFEKNDRIGGLLRYGIPGFKMEKSHIDRRIEQMQAEGVHFRTSVLIGEDFPSNIINWTKETISPKQLDQEFDAIILAGGAELPRDLPVPGRELKGVHFAMEFLPQQNQVDAGDKLNNQIMANGKHVVVIGGGDTGSDCVGTCNRHSTASLAQFELMPQPPEQEDKPLVWPYWPIKLRTSSSQEEGCDRDWAVATKRFEGKGGKVEKLIAVRVEWIDGKMQEVPNSEFEMKADLVLLAMGFVSPVTQVLEAFAVEKDTRGNVRATTDGEGCYQTSVDKVFAAGDMRRGQSLVVWAIREGRQAARAADEFLMGVSDLPR, encoded by the coding sequence ATGGGTAAAACAACCGGCTTTATGGAATTTCAGCGTCAGAAAGAATCGTATTTACCGGCCGATTCACGCGTCAAGAACTATAAAGAGTTCATCCTGCCGTTGAAAGATGTACAAGCGAAAACAGAGGGTGCGCGCTGTATGGATTGCGGCACCCCGTTTTGCATGACCGGTTGCCCGGTTAACAACATCATCCCCGACTGGAACCAGCTGGTTTATAGCGGCAATTATCGCGAAGCGTTAGAGACACTGCATTCGACGAACAACTTCCCCGAATTCACTGGCCGCATCTGCCCCGCACCGTGCGAATCTGCCTGTGTGCTTGCCATCAACAACGATGCGGTTGGCATCAAATCAATTGAGCATTTCATCATCGATAAGGGCTGGAAAAACGGTTGGGTTATGCCGCAACCAGCAGCCTTCAAAACGGGTAAAAAAATTGCCGTGGTTGGATCCGGCCCTGCTGGTCTGGCCGCAGCCCAGCAACTCGCGCGTGTCGGTCACGATGTGACTGTGTTCGAAAAAAACGATCGGATTGGCGGTTTGCTGCGTTACGGAATTCCGGGCTTCAAGATGGAAAAGTCGCATATCGACCGCCGCATCGAGCAGATGCAAGCCGAAGGCGTGCACTTCCGTACCAGTGTGTTGATCGGCGAAGATTTTCCGTCAAACATCATCAACTGGACTAAAGAAACCATCTCGCCTAAGCAACTCGATCAAGAATTCGATGCGATCATCCTTGCTGGCGGTGCTGAGTTGCCGCGCGACCTGCCGGTGCCTGGCCGTGAGCTGAAAGGCGTCCATTTTGCGATGGAATTCCTGCCGCAGCAAAACCAGGTGGATGCAGGTGACAAGCTCAACAACCAGATCATGGCTAACGGTAAGCACGTCGTCGTTATCGGAGGTGGCGATACCGGATCAGACTGCGTAGGCACATGCAACCGCCATAGCACAGCCAGCTTGGCGCAATTTGAGCTGATGCCGCAACCGCCGGAACAAGAGGATAAGCCGTTGGTATGGCCGTACTGGCCGATCAAGTTGCGTACCTCCTCGTCACAAGAAGAGGGTTGCGACCGGGATTGGGCGGTTGCGACCAAGCGTTTCGAAGGGAAGGGCGGCAAGGTCGAGAAGCTGATTGCAGTCCGCGTCGAATGGATAGACGGCAAGATGCAGGAGGTGCCAAATTCCGAATTCGAAATGAAAGCGGATTTGGTATTGCTGGCGATGGGTTTTGTGTCGCCAGTGACGCAAGTGCTGGAAGCGTTCGCTGTCGAAAAAGATACGCGCGGCAACGTCAGAGCAACCACCGATGGCGAGGGTTGCTACCAGACTTCGGTCGACAAAGTATTTGCCGCGGGGGACATGCGGCGCGGCCAGTCTCTGGTGGTATGGGCAATCCGTGAGGGTCGTCAGGCCGCGCGTGCGGCGGATGAGTTTTTGATGGGTGTCTCTGATTTGCCACGCTGA